A part of Canis lupus familiaris isolate Mischka breed German Shepherd chromosome 4, alternate assembly UU_Cfam_GSD_1.0, whole genome shotgun sequence genomic DNA contains:
- the TMEM125 gene encoding LOW QUALITY PROTEIN: transmembrane protein 125 (The sequence of the model RefSeq protein was modified relative to this genomic sequence to represent the inferred CDS: inserted 4 bases in 3 codons; substituted 1 base at 1 genomic stop codon), with product MWSLASVGLAVLTSAYKDSGIGWLLPSYIDTLQRDNKGLNEGCPQAFVSYEELISRSESTDRAVQWAEDLQNSRDRLVVGCGXSGTALLSSTSSCLIKWWLVEGXYFCLLPLLVLVKQMISSTTQDMNYTYQPHYVSLICSCGAVSVLRVLLSGPVLLLLVTGLMLAGLVTAPAQPLAALLFMGLAXALPLFLLLGLLLYHVSVTGHCLRICVATPSTHSDRVGNGRVFSISGWLSARXCHETTSSIIILI from the exons ATGTGGTCCCTTGCCAGTGTGGGTCTTGCAGTTTTAACAAG TGCCTACAAAGATAGTGGAATTGGCTGGTTACTTCCAAGTTATATTGATACCCTCCAGAGGGATAATAAGGGACTGAATGAAGGCTGTCCACAAGCTTTTGTATCTTATGAAGAGCTCATCTCTCGTAGTGAAAGCACAGACAGAGCTGTGCAGTGGGCTGAGGATCTGCAAAATTCCAGAGATA GACTTGTAGTGGGCTGTG ATAGTGGCACAGCACTGCTGTCCTCCACCAGCAGCTGCTTGATTAAATGGTGGCTGGTGGAAG CCTACTTCTGCCTGCTTCCCCTGCTGGTTCTGGTTAAGCAAATGATAAGCTCAACCACTCAGGACATGAATTACACATACCAGCCCCACTATGTTTCCCTAATATGCAGTTGTGGAGCTGTCAGTGTCCTCAGGGTGCTGCTCAGTggccctgtgctgctgctgctggtcacTGGCCTAATGCTGGCTGGCCTGGTCACTGCCCCTGCTCAGCCATTGGCTGCCTTGCTGTTCATGGGCCTAGC TGCTCTGCCTTTGTTCTTGCTGCTGGGTTTGCTGCTGTATCATGTGAGTGTGACTGGACACTGCCTTCGCATCTGTGTGGCCACTCCCTCCACCCACAGTGACCGTGTTGGCAATGGCAGAGTCTTCAGCATCTCAGGATGGTTGTCTGCTCGTTAGTGTCATGAGACCACATCTAGCATCATCATCCTCATCTGA